From Coleofasciculaceae cyanobacterium, the proteins below share one genomic window:
- a CDS encoding zinc-dependent alcohol dehydrogenase family protein, producing the protein MILDRAGQNLREVELPLPKPQSKQVLLKVHVCGVCRTDLHIVDGELSEPKLPLVLGHQIVGTVVETGDRANKYSLGTRVGVPWLGHTCNCCRYCLAGQENLCDRALFTGYDLNGGYAEYAVADEGFCFPIPEGFSDLQAAPLLCAGLIGYRSYRMTEDAARIGFYGFGAAAHILLQVANYQSKQVYAFTRSGDTQGQQFARHLGAVWAGSSNELPPEKLDAAIIFAPVGKLIPAALAAVAKGGIVVCAGIHMSDIPSFPYQILWEERVLRSVANLTRRDGEEFLALAPQIPIQTEVTAFALAEANEALNALRSGKINGAAVLSM; encoded by the coding sequence ATGATTTTAGATCGAGCAGGTCAAAATCTACGAGAAGTTGAACTACCTTTGCCCAAACCACAATCGAAGCAAGTATTACTCAAGGTTCATGTCTGCGGAGTATGTCGCACAGATTTACACATAGTTGATGGCGAACTAAGCGAACCTAAGCTCCCCTTGGTGTTAGGTCATCAAATTGTGGGAACGGTAGTCGAAACTGGAGATAGAGCCAATAAATATTCTTTGGGTACTCGCGTTGGCGTGCCTTGGTTGGGGCATACTTGCAATTGTTGTCGTTATTGCCTAGCTGGTCAAGAAAATTTATGCGATCGCGCTTTATTTACGGGTTACGATCTCAATGGTGGTTACGCCGAATATGCTGTTGCCGACGAAGGTTTTTGTTTCCCGATTCCTGAAGGTTTTTCAGATCTACAGGCAGCACCTCTACTTTGTGCAGGATTAATTGGCTATCGTTCCTATCGGATGACAGAAGATGCAGCCAGAATTGGTTTTTATGGCTTTGGTGCAGCAGCACATATTTTGCTCCAGGTGGCTAATTATCAAAGTAAACAAGTATATGCTTTTACCCGTTCAGGAGATACTCAAGGTCAACAATTTGCTCGCCATCTTGGTGCGGTTTGGGCAGGAAGTTCAAATGAATTACCACCAGAAAAGTTAGACGCAGCAATCATCTTTGCCCCCGTAGGCAAATTAATTCCCGCAGCTTTAGCAGCAGTTGCTAAAGGTGGCATCGTAGTTTGTGCAGGTATTCACATGAGCGATATTCCTAGCTTTCCCTATCAGATTTTATGGGAGGAACGAGTGTTGCGATCGGTTGCTAATCTGACTCGCCGAGACGGTGAAGAGTTTTTGGCTTTAGCCCCACAAATCCCGATTCAAACAGAAGTTACAGCCTTTGCTTTAGCTGAAGCTAACGAAGCTCTAAATGCTTTACGATCTGGAAAAATTAACGGTGCTGCTGTGCTAAGTATGTGA